A region from the Methanofollis sp. genome encodes:
- the casB gene encoding type I-E CRISPR-associated protein Cse2/CasB has product MNSTRYLSFSKSPEEREVLGAWWKELQDNHGDRAALRRCTSAAEVAFVPAFHHLRLELSKITSVRPESLARVAGVLSHVKTYDETGGRRIAQQIAAKREGSDQGRVSDLRFRRLLAIDDKDQLYGSMIRILRLLKGEADIPSLADGIYWWNDGTKNAWAYDYYSVALEKK; this is encoded by the coding sequence GTGAACTCGACACGATATCTTTCGTTTTCAAAATCCCCCGAAGAAAGAGAGGTTCTTGGGGCGTGGTGGAAAGAACTCCAGGATAATCATGGCGACCGGGCGGCATTGCGGCGGTGCACGTCCGCTGCCGAGGTCGCTTTCGTTCCTGCTTTCCATCATCTGCGTCTGGAACTTTCAAAGATCACATCTGTACGTCCCGAATCCCTGGCAAGGGTTGCCGGGGTTTTGTCTCACGTAAAAACATATGATGAAACCGGTGGCCGGCGTATCGCCCAGCAAATCGCGGCGAAAAGAGAAGGCAGCGACCAGGGCCGGGTGAGCGATCTGCGGTTCCGGCGGCTGCTGGCGATCGATGACAAGGACCAACTCTACGGATCGATGATCCGTATTCTCCGGCTCCTTAAAGGTGAAGCCGACATCCCGAGTCTGGCCGATGGCATCTACTGGTGGAATGACGGAACGAAGAACGCCTGGGCGTATGACTACTATTCAGTAGCGCTTGAAAAGAAATGA